In a genomic window of Gemmatimonadales bacterium:
- a CDS encoding metallophosphoesterase, which translates to MTKPPETIRIAAVADLHFGHAGSGPPLRAIFEQLAERADVLALCGDLTDRGEPDEARALARALTSVTIPTVAVLGNHDYELGKVAELSQILCDAGVRVLDGDACEVQGVGFAGVKGFAGGFGRGALGPWGEEIIKRFVHEALNEALKLETALSRLRTRRRVVLLHYSPIEGTVEGEPREIYPYLGSSRLEEPLTRYPVDAVFHGHAHHGSPEGRTMGNVPVYNVSLGLLQRLYPDQPPFRILELALDGKPSPPTA; encoded by the coding sequence ATGACCAAGCCTCCCGAGACCATCCGCATCGCCGCGGTCGCCGACCTCCACTTCGGCCACGCCGGCTCGGGCCCGCCGCTGCGAGCCATCTTCGAGCAGCTGGCGGAGCGGGCGGACGTGCTCGCGCTGTGCGGCGATCTGACCGATCGCGGCGAGCCGGACGAGGCGAGGGCGCTGGCTCGAGCGCTCACCTCCGTCACGATTCCCACCGTCGCCGTCCTGGGCAACCACGACTACGAGCTCGGCAAGGTCGCCGAGCTGAGCCAGATCCTCTGCGACGCCGGCGTACGGGTGCTGGATGGCGACGCCTGCGAGGTGCAGGGCGTGGGGTTCGCGGGTGTGAAGGGCTTTGCGGGAGGCTTCGGGCGTGGCGCCCTGGGGCCCTGGGGCGAGGAGATCATCAAGCGGTTCGTACACGAGGCGCTGAACGAGGCGCTCAAGCTGGAGACCGCGCTGAGCCGGCTTCGCACCCGGCGGCGGGTGGTGCTGCTGCACTACTCCCCGATCGAGGGCACGGTTGAAGGCGAGCCCCGCGAGATCTACCCCTACCTCGGCTCCAGCCGGTTGGAGGAGCCGCTCACCCGGTACCCGGTCGATGCGGTGTTTCATGGCCACGCGCACCACGGGAGTCCGGAAGGTCGGACCATGGGGAACGTGCCGGTGTACAACGTGTCGCTCGGCCTGCTGCAGCGGCTCTACCCCGACCAGCCGCCGTTCCGCATCCTGGAGCTGGCACTCGACGGCAAGCCGTCACCTCCCACAGCATAG
- a CDS encoding Rrf2 family transcriptional regulator, whose protein sequence is MRVTTWTEYSLIISLHLARRGSTGGGPVAARELADIEKLPADYVEQILLRLRRAGLVESVRGAKGGYYLAKDPAAISVRNIMTASERQTFEVNCESHPVDAARCSPDATCSIRPVWHALQQRVDELLESVSLADLMKQELRVQELVGISSAS, encoded by the coding sequence ATGCGGGTCACTACCTGGACCGAGTACAGCCTGATCATCTCGCTTCATCTCGCCCGCCGGGGCAGCACCGGCGGCGGCCCGGTGGCCGCCCGGGAGCTGGCCGACATCGAAAAGCTTCCGGCCGACTACGTCGAACAGATCCTGCTGCGCTTGAGGCGCGCCGGGCTGGTGGAGAGCGTGCGCGGCGCCAAAGGCGGGTACTACCTCGCCAAGGACCCCGCGGCCATCTCCGTGAGAAACATCATGACCGCGTCGGAGCGCCAGACGTTTGAAGTCAATTGCGAAAGCCATCCGGTGGACGCCGCGCGATGTAGCCCCGATGCCACCTGTAGCATCCGGCCGGTCTGGCATGCCCTCCAGCAGCGGGTGGATGAGCTGTTGGAGAGCGTCAGTCTCGCCGACCTGATGAAACAGGAACTCCGGGTCCAGGAGCTGGTCGGGATCTCGTCGGCGAGTTAG
- a CDS encoding PLP-dependent cysteine synthase family protein → MTAVRPLSAQREPALWQAVGNTPLLAVDVPEGRGRLWLKAEWLNPGGSVKDRTARAILRDALRRGELPARRLLDASSGNTGIAYAMLGAAARVGVTVCVPANASPERRALLEVYGAEVVLTDRLEGTDGAVKRARELAASEPAKYFYADQYSNPANAQAHRETTGPEIWSQTGGRITHFVAAMGTTGTMMGTGGYLKDRSPGVTLVGVQPNSPYHGLEGLKHLATTAEPPALYDPTVPDLVAEIPTETADATSRWLARNGILVGWSAGAAVAAARDILRREPDGVVVVIGCDTGARYLSEPHRWEER, encoded by the coding sequence ATGACTGCGGTACGGCCACTTTCGGCGCAGAGGGAGCCGGCTCTCTGGCAGGCGGTGGGGAACACCCCCCTCCTGGCGGTCGATGTGCCTGAAGGGCGGGGCCGCCTCTGGCTCAAGGCCGAATGGCTCAACCCCGGTGGAAGCGTCAAGGACCGGACGGCGCGGGCCATCCTGCGCGACGCGCTCCGTCGGGGCGAGCTTCCCGCTCGCCGGCTGCTGGATGCCTCCAGCGGAAACACCGGGATCGCCTATGCCATGCTGGGCGCCGCGGCTCGCGTCGGGGTCACCGTCTGCGTGCCCGCCAACGCCAGCCCCGAGCGGCGCGCGCTGCTGGAGGTGTACGGCGCCGAGGTCGTCCTGACCGATCGGCTGGAGGGCACCGATGGCGCCGTCAAGCGGGCCCGGGAACTGGCCGCCTCCGAGCCAGCCAAGTACTTCTACGCCGATCAATACAGCAATCCCGCCAATGCCCAGGCCCACCGTGAGACCACCGGACCGGAGATCTGGAGCCAGACCGGGGGACGGATCACCCACTTCGTGGCCGCCATGGGCACCACGGGAACCATGATGGGGACAGGGGGGTATCTGAAGGACAGGAGTCCGGGGGTGACCCTGGTCGGCGTGCAGCCGAACTCGCCCTATCACGGACTGGAAGGCTTGAAGCACCTGGCCACGACAGCGGAGCCCCCGGCCTTGTACGATCCCACGGTACCCGATCTGGTGGCTGAGATCCCCACCGAGACCGCGGACGCCACCTCCCGCTGGCTTGCCCGGAACGGCATCCTGGTGGGCTGGTCGGCGGGAGCCGCGGTCGCGGCCGCACGAGATATCCTTCGGCGTGAGCCCGACGGCGTCGTCGTCGTCATCGGCTGTGACACGGGGGCCCGCTACCTGAGCGAGCCCCACCGCTGGGAGGAGCGATGA
- a CDS encoding M67 family metallopeptidase: MTLRLPAQLIEAIREHGERAYPSECCGVLVGRLDGDGVKEVTRLAPAVNRRTDDPHRYLIAPDDLRRLESTLRTEGLEVVGYYHSHPDHPAVPSAFDAEHAWPWYSYLIVSVEGGRGTEVASWLLDDERPIMHPEPLEVPSEV, encoded by the coding sequence ATGACCCTTCGGTTGCCGGCCCAGCTCATCGAGGCCATCCGGGAGCACGGGGAGCGGGCGTATCCTTCCGAGTGCTGCGGCGTCCTCGTCGGGCGCCTGGATGGCGATGGTGTGAAGGAAGTGACTCGGCTGGCCCCCGCGGTGAACCGGCGCACCGATGATCCGCACCGGTATCTCATCGCGCCCGACGACCTGAGGCGGCTCGAGTCGACGCTCCGGACCGAAGGCCTCGAGGTCGTCGGCTACTACCATTCCCACCCCGACCATCCGGCGGTCCCGTCGGCGTTCGATGCCGAGCACGCCTGGCCCTGGTACAGTTATCTGATCGTCAGCGTCGAAGGCGGGCGCGGCACCGAGGTCGCCAGTTGGCTGCTGGACGACGAGCGCCCCATCATGCATCCCGAGCCACTCGAAGTGCCCAGCGAGGTGTGA
- the moeB gene encoding molybdopterin-synthase adenylyltransferase MoeB, whose product MPKLSHAEILRYSRHLLLPEVGVEGQRKLKAARVLTIGAGGLGSPLSLYLAAAGVGTIGIVDFDVVDLTNLQRQIVHGTSTLGHSKLESAKARLTDLNPNVSVETHEARLTSENALDLFREYDIVVDGTDNFPTRYLVNDACVLLGKPNVYGSIFRFEGQASLFYAKEGPCYRCLYSEPPPPGLVPSCAEGGVLGVLPGIIGSIQALETIKWIIGAGNTLIGRLVLFDALKLRFRELKLRKDPNCPICGDRPTIHELIDYQAFCGIGAEPDYTGLEISVEEFAREREAKGDELVLIDVREPHEWEISHIEGARLIPLSQLPDRLGELDGHAEIVTQCHHGARSMKALEILRGAGFGKVRNLAGGIDAWAERIEPGMARY is encoded by the coding sequence CTGCCCAAGCTCTCCCACGCGGAGATCCTGCGCTATTCCCGCCATCTCCTCCTTCCAGAAGTCGGGGTGGAGGGTCAGCGGAAGCTCAAGGCCGCGAGAGTGCTCACCATCGGCGCCGGCGGGCTGGGCTCACCGCTCTCACTCTACCTCGCCGCGGCAGGCGTCGGCACCATCGGGATCGTGGACTTCGACGTCGTGGATCTGACCAACCTGCAACGGCAGATCGTGCACGGCACCTCCACGCTCGGTCACTCGAAGCTGGAGTCCGCCAAGGCCCGACTCACCGATCTCAATCCCAATGTCTCGGTGGAGACCCACGAAGCCCGGCTCACGTCGGAGAACGCGCTCGACCTGTTCAGGGAATACGACATCGTGGTCGACGGGACCGACAACTTCCCCACCCGCTATCTGGTCAACGACGCCTGCGTGCTGCTGGGCAAGCCCAACGTCTATGGCAGCATCTTCCGGTTCGAGGGGCAGGCCTCCCTGTTCTACGCCAAGGAAGGTCCCTGCTACCGGTGCCTCTACTCCGAGCCGCCGCCGCCGGGACTGGTGCCTAGCTGCGCCGAAGGCGGTGTCCTGGGGGTCCTGCCCGGCATCATCGGCAGCATCCAGGCCCTGGAGACGATCAAGTGGATCATCGGCGCCGGCAACACGCTTATCGGCCGCCTGGTCCTGTTCGACGCGCTCAAGCTCCGTTTCCGGGAGCTCAAGCTGCGGAAGGATCCCAACTGCCCGATCTGCGGAGACCGCCCGACCATCCACGAGCTGATCGACTATCAGGCTTTCTGCGGAATCGGGGCGGAGCCGGATTACACCGGACTGGAGATCTCGGTCGAGGAGTTCGCCCGCGAGCGGGAGGCCAAGGGGGACGAGCTGGTCCTGATCGATGTCCGCGAGCCCCACGAGTGGGAGATCAGCCACATCGAGGGCGCCCGGCTCATTCCGCTGAGCCAGCTTCCCGACCGCCTGGGCGAGTTGGACGGACATGCCGAGATCGTCACCCAGTGCCATCACGGTGCACGGTCGATGAAGGCGCTGGAGATCCTGCGGGGCGCCGGCTTCGGCAAGGTGCGGAACCTGGCCGGGGGCATCGACGCATGGGCCGAGCGGATCGAGCCGGGGATGGCAAGGTACTAG